A single region of the Oscillospiraceae bacterium genome encodes:
- a CDS encoding helix-turn-helix transcriptional regulator has protein sequence MYNLEEMINRIKALKKEKKLSNEALSSLSGVPKGTLAKILGSETKDPQISNIIKISQALGVSADFIIFGKEELKNNNDFLNLFSLLNTNGQNKVIEYMRDLINSGNYTSSNIVSDMVSVISNGESLFGSVRTEQK, from the coding sequence ATGTATAATTTAGAAGAAATGATAAATAGAATTAAGGCATTGAAAAAAGAAAAAAAACTATCAAATGAAGCCCTTTCTTCGCTTTCAGGTGTTCCAAAAGGGACTCTTGCAAAAATTTTAGGAAGTGAAACAAAAGACCCACAAATTTCTAATATTATTAAAATTTCCCAGGCTCTTGGTGTTTCAGCTGATTTTATTATTTTCGGTAAAGAAGAATTAAAAAATAATAATGATTTTTTAAATTTATTTTCGTTGCTTAATACCAACGGTCAAAATAAAGTGATTGAATATATGCGAGATTTAATCAATAGCGGAAATTACACTTCTTCAAATATTGTTTCGGATATGGTTTCTGTAATATCTAACGGTGAAAGCCTTTTTGGCTCAGTTCGTACCGAACAAAAATAA
- a CDS encoding helix-turn-helix transcriptional regulator — protein MFYERLRAACKISKTTATTVTKELNLSSGNVGRWKAGGVPSIEILIKLSERLNVSTDFLLGKDNNILPSNAIPYESFEMTPVPIVNKIFYERLKDACKNSNTTATAVTLELGLSRGNLSRWKAGGVPSIEVLIKFSERLNVSTDFLLGKDNNKLPSKAIPYDSFEMTPVPIVDKIFYERLKEVCKNSNTTATAVTLELGLSRGNLGRWKTGTIPNGAILSKLSERLNVSVDYLLGITDIKKPLIKGDEELTEYLNELESREELRMLFRLTSKATKEDVEKSVRVIEAMLKDAEIKD, from the coding sequence TTGTTTTACGAAAGATTAAGAGCAGCTTGTAAAATTTCTAAAACTACAGCAACAACTGTTACAAAAGAACTTAATTTAAGTAGTGGAAATGTCGGAAGGTGGAAAGCAGGTGGGGTTCCCAGCATTGAGATTCTTATAAAATTGTCTGAAAGACTTAATGTTTCAACAGATTTTTTGCTTGGCAAGGACAACAATATTTTGCCGTCAAACGCTATACCGTATGAAAGCTTTGAAATGACTCCTGTTCCTATCGTGAACAAAATATTTTATGAAAGATTAAAAGATGCCTGCAAAAATTCAAACACAACTGCAACTGCTGTTACATTAGAATTAGGTTTAAGCCGAGGAAATCTTAGTAGATGGAAAGCAGGCGGTGTGCCGAGCATCGAAGTTCTTATAAAATTCTCTGAAAGGCTTAATGTTTCAACAGATTTTCTGCTTGGCAAGGACAACAATAAGCTGCCGTCAAAGGCTATTCCATATGATAGCTTTGAAATGACTCCTGTTCCTATCGTGGACAAAATATTTTACGAAAGATTAAAAGAGGTCTGCAAAAATTCAAACACAACTGCAACTGCCGTTACATTAGAATTAGGTTTAAGCCGAGGAAATCTTGGTAGGTGGAAAACAGGCACAATACCAAATGGAGCTATACTCAGCAAATTATCTGAAAGGCTTAATGTTTCTGTCGATTACCTTCTCGGAATAACAGATATAAAAAAGCCCCTCATCAAAGGCGATGAAGAGCTAACAGAATATTTAAACGAGCTTGAAAGCCGAGAGGAATTGCGTATGCTTTTCCGTCTTACTTCCAAAGCTACAAAAGAAGATGTTGAAAAGTCAGTAAGAGTTATTGAAGCAATGCTAAAAGATGCTGAAATAAAGGATTGA
- a CDS encoding helix-turn-helix domain-containing protein has product MIFMRNSIIFELLKDLKITQKKFAEDINVSTGNVSDWKSGKSSPSASVLNKIANYFGVSVDYLLGITDIKKPLIKGDEELTEYLSELESREELRIFFRLISKAAKEDVEKAIAVVEAMFRDAETKD; this is encoded by the coding sequence TTGATATTTATGCGAAATAGTATAATTTTTGAATTGCTGAAAGATTTAAAGATAACTCAAAAAAAATTTGCCGAAGATATAAATGTATCTACCGGTAATGTCAGCGACTGGAAAAGCGGTAAATCGAGCCCATCGGCAAGTGTTTTAAATAAAATAGCAAATTATTTTGGCGTTTCTGTCGATTATCTCCTCGGAATAACAGACATAAAAAAACCTCTCATCAAAGGTGATGAAGAGCTAACAGAATATTTAAGCGAGCTTGAAAGCCGAGAAGAATTGCGTATATTTTTCCGTCTTATCTCCAAAGCCGCAAAAGAAGATGTCGAAAAAGCAATAGCAGTTGTTGAAGCAATGTTCAGAGATGCCGAAACAAAGGATTGA
- a CDS encoding helix-turn-helix transcriptional regulator encodes MVQRILELMNEKKVNAKTLTTDIGLSSSAITEWKKGKAKPSVEALEKIANYFDVSVDYLLRITDIKKPLIKGDEELTEYLSELESREELRMLFRLTSKATKEDVEKAVRVVEAMLKDTELSKIK; translated from the coding sequence ATGGTACAAAGAATTTTAGAATTAATGAATGAGAAAAAAGTAAATGCAAAGACTTTAACAACTGACATTGGATTATCTTCCTCAGCTATTACAGAATGGAAAAAAGGAAAAGCCAAGCCTTCTGTAGAAGCTCTTGAAAAAATAGCAAATTATTTTGACGTTTCTGTCGATTATCTCCTCAGAATAACAGACATAAAAAAACCTCTCATCAAAGGCGATGAAGAGCTAACAGAATATTTAAGCGAGCTTGAAAGCCGAGAAGAATTGCGTATGTTATTTCGACTTACTTCTAAAGCTACAAAAGAAGATGTAGAAAAGGCAGTAAGAGTTGTCGAAGCAATGCTTAAAGATACCGAACTTTCAAAAATAAAATAA